Proteins co-encoded in one Chitinivibrio alkaliphilus ACht1 genomic window:
- a CDS encoding diaminopimelate dehydrogenase, translated as MSQKIAVAIIGYGNVGRGVQTALKQNPDMELMGIFSRSPERVKQDVQDVPVYSVDDLQALQKCSVAILCGGSKNDLPVQGPHFAAHISTVDSYDNHSCIPEYFNKMNPIARDNKTVSVISTGWDPGTFSLERVLGNAFLPGTKTYGFYGVSEKGGLSMGHSDALRTIEGVADARQYTHAIPEAIERVRRGENPDLKPEEMHWRECYVVLEDGADAEKIEKEITTMPAYFAPYKTEVHFISAEELKENHAGFPHGGMVIGSGSLGGTNRGTIEYHNTWDSNPAATANILVAHARAAHRLREEEKFGAYTIVDIPPAYFSPKSHDELLAEFL; from the coding sequence ATGTCTCAAAAAATTGCAGTAGCGATTATCGGTTACGGAAATGTTGGACGCGGCGTACAGACCGCCCTCAAACAGAACCCTGATATGGAACTTATGGGGATATTCTCCCGATCTCCTGAGCGGGTAAAACAGGATGTTCAGGATGTGCCCGTATATTCTGTGGACGATTTGCAGGCCTTACAGAAATGCTCCGTGGCAATACTCTGTGGAGGATCAAAAAACGACCTTCCCGTACAGGGGCCCCATTTCGCCGCTCACATAAGTACTGTGGACAGCTATGACAACCACAGCTGTATCCCTGAGTATTTTAATAAAATGAACCCGATTGCCCGGGATAACAAAACTGTTTCTGTTATTTCTACCGGATGGGATCCAGGAACCTTTTCCTTAGAACGAGTCTTAGGCAACGCCTTTCTTCCCGGAACAAAAACATACGGATTTTACGGTGTCTCGGAAAAGGGCGGACTCAGCATGGGGCACTCTGATGCACTCCGCACCATAGAAGGAGTAGCCGATGCACGACAATATACCCATGCGATCCCTGAAGCCATTGAGCGGGTACGCCGTGGAGAAAACCCTGATCTAAAACCGGAAGAAATGCATTGGCGGGAATGCTACGTTGTATTAGAAGATGGTGCAGATGCAGAAAAGATTGAAAAAGAGATTACAACCATGCCGGCCTATTTTGCGCCATACAAAACAGAAGTCCACTTTATATCTGCCGAAGAGCTCAAAGAAAACCACGCAGGGTTTCCCCATGGAGGAATGGTTATCGGTTCGGGATCTCTGGGCGGCACGAATCGCGGTACAATTGAATATCACAATACGTGGGACAGCAACCCCGCTGCCACGGCAAATATTCTCGTGGCCCACGCACGAGCCGCGCATCGCCTGCGGGAAGAGGAAAAATTTGGTGCGTATACGATTGTTGATATTCCTCCAGCCTATTTTTCCCCAAAAAGCCACGACGAACTTCTCGCAGAATTTCTCTAG